The Capsicum annuum cultivar UCD-10X-F1 chromosome 3, UCD10Xv1.1, whole genome shotgun sequence genomic sequence AGGGTAAAACAAAGCTCTTCAAAGGtgctaatatttttaataaaaaatgaaatcaatgctaaaatttttttgtttcatttttttttcagaGAGTCAATAGTTAACTACACACATAAtgaatcttaattttttaaattttattcctGAATAATTAATATTgtgaattaattaaataaattattactaattattcattaaaatacatttaaactattaaatgtttacattttttatttgaaagttgaagtatgtATTAGACTCAAACTGTTAATAATTGGGTGTTATGATAAATATTTAATGACCGTTCGCGTAGAGAATTTACATAACTGTTAATTCCAATTCGAACCTCAAAAAATTGAgatattttaggtatgttttttACCTTTAATCATTTTATattgattttcttcttcttatattttttatttattaattttaatttattttttcgaGCCAAAGATTTATTGAAAATGACTTctatattttttacttataagATTAAAAATAAGCCTACATGTACGTCATTTGTTTCAAGTAGTTTGACATACTTTATATTTTAGTCCGTATGAAAAGAATGACTcgttttttaaataatttttaaattttgatttttcaattcaaataatactcatgtttaagatcacaaaattaaaattttgatataatttacatatttttaatttaaaatcataaattcaaaaattttcattattcttttaaaattttaggtcaaacaaattaaaacaaaagaagTATAATATATTACACTAACGTGTGTTTGTTAGAAAACTAGTGTTCTAGGAATTACTAATCTAAAAATAAgctatttaatttctaaaaaggaataaaaataatacaacaattcAATGATAACTAATCACTGAGttatttgataaattttgtttcaattaaatataaaataaatttatcttaaaattaattagtacattttcttttccttctgCCAAACGAACCCTTATATGTCACGGTTGTtgaacaaatatttaaaaatgttAGAAACCATAGACATCCCTATTATGAAGGTGTGGGAGCCAGCTGCAGGTTGCAGGGAACGGACAAGTAACGAGAAGAGACACAATTTCCCTCCGAAAATAGTGGGACCCAGAGAGAGACGGACTTGAAATGCGGaactcaaataaaaattaaaacgaaTGGACACCAGAAATGAATGAGACGGAGGAAAAGAgaggattcaaattcaacaaaataaagtaaaaaaaagaaaaaagaaaaaaaagaaaagaaaaagggcaGATGGTCCGTGAAAACGTGATGATAGTAGGAGGATTGGATGGAGAAAGATGACTTAAAAATGTGAAATACAACAAATACGCGCCTGTCCACGTCTCTTCACTCACCTCCCTTCCTACTTGTCCTcctttaataattattaaaattacttttttttttcaattatatgaTACATACTTTCTCTATTTTACAATAATTCACGTCAATtgatttgacatattttttttaaaaaatattaattaaaaatttattttattaaattaactttcttaattatattttaaaaatataaatttaaatgcatacattttttataattatttaataatagaaatagtatagaaaaataataaaattttcttaatttcattAATGAgtcaactaaattaaaacaaaaatcttttagaaaaaagATCAGctattttgaaatgaaaaaagTAGTTTAAATTGATacaaagtttaaattattttttttaaaaaaaaattatgattaaaagtAAATCATAGATTTTGTGTGaacataaataatattattttaaaaatattttagattagattattgttaaatataaaaatatattactaaTGTCATATTAATTGAAACAGTGCGAGTGAAACATAATCAACCCCACCCACTTCTCACTTTTGTAATACTCTGTCATTGAATGAGAATAGAGTTATTCGTTTACTAAATTATGTATTACTTTTACATGTTcgatagatagatagaaaataagttatttaatgAACTGCAAAGATATGATAAGTTGGTCATGAATGAATTCAAACGAGATAAAGAtagataaaagaaatattaaaaaaagataattagACATTACAATAGCATCTACTGCTCACCACGAATATGATCCTATCAGTCATGACAATAAAAAGGTCTGAAATATGCGATGCTAGGGTAGAAGGTCATAAGAAAAAAGTGAGTTCTTAGCTCAAAAATCGGTAGGATAGCTTTGTTGTGTTATCCTTTTTAGTATTTATAGTGCTATTTTTGTAGGTATCATTTGATTGGGAAAGAGTTATTTCGAAATTAGTTATCCAACATGCATATGATATAACTTATCACATCACtatgatataaattatgaaataaataatttcgACACTAATTAATACCtcacatcaaatatgaaataaaataatttttcattttattttgaaattatttattctGTATATCCATCAAATGATTCCGTAGTGTCTTTAGTTTTGAAGTTTTGATAATGTTGTTGTTTTAGATAAATTAATTATAACACTACTTTGTGGTAATCTTTTTTCTGTCAGTatttattgtgttattttttattatctcttatttttatattaatttttttctaaccaATTACTTTAGTTTTagccaaaaatttattgaaaacaatctctctactctATGTATCTGTTAACgtagaaatataaattttatgcACTTTATCCTTCATATTTGGttttattatgaaaataaatatattgaatatgttgCTCTTTGGTAAAATACTGTGTGTTGTAAACCCTATCAATATGGACATATGTGTACTTAAATAAAAGCCAAacactaattttttaatttaaaaaagaaaaataatccctAGAAAATAAACATTTGTTTTATGGCCAAACGAATACTTAAGATGGGACTACTATAATTGCCACCTCCACTTCTCTCCACCTTTGCATCTCAACCTGAAAACAGCATCTTTTGTCTCGTTTCTCCCCTTCTCTCTCTTCCTTCTCTCACACACACAACCAAATCTTATCCCTCTCACCCTTTGGTCCCCCTCCTTTTCTCTCCCACTATATAAACTATCTTCCCCTTCCTTATCTCCTTCATtgcttcaaaatatttttccctcttctctctctttcttctttcctaTAACCAAACAAGGACTTACAACTACCAAAAGCAAATATCTCTCTTTTGCccttccctcttttttttttccaaagcTCATTTTATCTTTCTAGACTTTGTGCCTAGAGTAGTTACCCCACTAGCTAGCCCCCACCTATTGTCCTATTCttggattttataatttttgagaaATCTCTTCACATCAGTTGTTAAGGCTTTTGTCTCAACatgaaaaaagagttgaaaactgagaataataataacagtaataAGCGGACCCGAATTGAGTCAGGATTGGACGCATTTGATGACTCGCCTGAGCCCAAGCGAGTTAACTCATCAGAGCTAGAGAAGACCGCTCCCGACTCGTCTGAGTTGAACCGAGTCAACTCATCGGATTCCGATGACGTGCGAAAAGATGTGTACCTGGATTCGCCGGAGGCTAAGCAGATAAGAGAAGATATATTGGATATCTTAGATGAGCCTGATGCTCTGAACGAATGTCCGCCGGAGATTCAGGATCTGGATTCCGTCATGAAGAGTTTTGAGGAAGAAATCCTTCATCACTCACCTCTTCACGACGATTCTCAGACCGTTCTCGATCTGAATCCATCGGAATCCGGCGAATCTCAAACGGACCTCGGTTACCTTCTCGAAGCTTCGGACGATGAGCTCGGTCTACCTCCGACAATATCTCCGGTAAACGATCACAACGTTAATGCCGAATCTGACGTCATGCCTGAGGCAGCTGAATTCGTTAACATGGCGAGATTTGAGGACGATATGCCTAATTACGACACGTTCGATTTTGGCATGGAGCATGACCTCAGGGAAGGAGATAATGACGGAGGTAATAGCAACGGCGACTTTTTAACAGTCGGCGGGTTGTTTGATTACCCGGAGCCGTCGGATTTTTCTGAATTTTCATGGCGGCAGGAATCCTTACCCGCTCTATGAACTGATGAAACTTTTTTGGTTATGTGAATGGTAGCGTTAGTTTGTACATCTGAAAACCAGAAAGCAGCACAGCATAAAAATAGGAAAGCGAAATTCAATACTTTAGAATCAAGTGTTTTCAGATGGTAGAATTTGGAATTTTTACATCATCCTTATATAATTTGCTCATTTGAACTGTCTACCCAGCCAAGTGCCAAAATACAGTAGAATTACTCAAAACACAATTAGCTTAATTTTAGCCCATTTAATTATTGAAGCAAAGAAAGTTGCTAGAACAAACAAATTGTATTTCTGTTTTCTGCCATGCGCTATTATACAGTATTGAATATATTATCAGTATAAATTCTGTTTTTAATGCGAGGAAAACAAAGAAAGACGATTTTCTCCTTTGTACTCCTATTGATTCGTTGCTCTTACGTTTGTgtgatatt encodes the following:
- the LOC107862160 gene encoding uncharacterized protein LOC107862160, with the protein product MKKELKTENNNNSNKRTRIESGLDAFDDSPEPKRVNSSELEKTAPDSSELNRVNSSDSDDVRKDVYLDSPEAKQIREDILDILDEPDALNECPPEIQDLDSVMKSFEEEILHHSPLHDDSQTVLDLNPSESGESQTDLGYLLEASDDELGLPPTISPVNDHNVNAESDVMPEAAEFVNMARFEDDMPNYDTFDFGMEHDLREGDNDGGNSNGDFLTVGGLFDYPEPSDFSEFSWRQESLPAL